From Micromonospora echinospora, one genomic window encodes:
- a CDS encoding M20/M25/M40 family metallo-hydrolase: MTHPVPAVPDPTDEVVDLCRDLLRIDTTNTGDNATSAGERQAAEYVAEKLAEVGVDSTLLESAPGRANLVARIPGADPGRGALLVHGHLDVVPADADEWSVHPFSGEIRDGYLWGRGAIDMKDFDAMVLAVVRHWQRTGVRPPRDIVLCYTADEEAGSDYGAHFLAERHRELFDGCTEAVGEVGGFSYTVDDATRLYLIETAEKGIDWLRLHAKGRPGHGSFVHDDNAVTALAEAVARIGRHRFPLTITPTVRAFLEEVSEVLGVELDPDDPETAIARLGPIANIIGATVRSTANPTRLAAGYKDNVIPGRATATIDCRSLPGQSEMLEQQLRELVGPGIDIEYVQRQPALETTFDGALVEAMSAALRAEDPGARPVPYMLSGGTDAKAFAQLGIRCFGFAPLRLPPDLNFSALFHGIDERVPVDGLQFGVRVLDRFLRTC, encoded by the coding sequence ATGACCCACCCCGTACCCGCCGTGCCCGACCCCACCGACGAGGTCGTCGACCTCTGCCGTGACCTGCTGCGTATCGACACCACCAACACCGGCGACAACGCCACCAGCGCCGGGGAGCGGCAGGCGGCCGAGTACGTCGCGGAGAAACTGGCCGAGGTCGGCGTCGACTCCACCCTGCTGGAGTCCGCCCCCGGCCGGGCCAACCTGGTCGCCCGGATCCCCGGCGCCGACCCGGGGCGGGGTGCCCTGCTGGTGCACGGCCACCTCGACGTCGTTCCCGCCGACGCCGACGAGTGGTCGGTGCACCCCTTCTCCGGCGAGATCCGTGACGGATACCTGTGGGGGCGCGGCGCGATCGACATGAAGGACTTCGACGCGATGGTGCTCGCCGTGGTCCGGCACTGGCAGCGCACCGGGGTCCGGCCGCCCCGCGACATCGTGCTCTGCTACACCGCCGACGAGGAGGCGGGCAGCGACTACGGGGCGCACTTCCTCGCCGAGCGCCACCGGGAGCTCTTCGACGGCTGCACCGAGGCGGTCGGCGAGGTCGGCGGCTTCTCCTACACCGTCGACGACGCCACCCGGCTCTACCTCATCGAGACCGCCGAGAAGGGCATCGACTGGCTCCGGCTGCACGCCAAGGGGCGTCCCGGGCACGGCTCGTTCGTGCACGACGACAACGCCGTCACCGCGCTCGCCGAGGCGGTCGCCCGGATCGGTCGGCACCGCTTCCCGCTGACCATCACCCCCACCGTCCGGGCCTTCCTGGAGGAGGTCTCCGAGGTGCTCGGCGTCGAGCTCGACCCGGACGACCCGGAGACCGCGATCGCCCGGCTGGGTCCGATCGCCAACATCATCGGCGCCACCGTCCGCAGCACCGCCAACCCGACCCGGTTGGCCGCCGGCTACAAGGACAACGTGATCCCCGGCCGGGCCACCGCCACCATCGACTGCCGCAGCCTGCCCGGCCAGTCCGAGATGCTGGAACAGCAGCTGCGCGAGCTGGTCGGTCCGGGCATCGACATCGAGTACGTCCAGCGCCAGCCCGCCCTGGAGACCACCTTCGACGGGGCGCTGGTGGAGGCGATGTCCGCCGCGCTGCGCGCCGAGGACCCGGGCGCCCGGCCGGTGCCGTACATGCTCTCCGGCGGCACCGACGCCAAGGCGTTCGCCCAGCTCGGCATCCGCTGCTTCGGGTTCGCGCCGCTCCGGCTCCCGCCCGACCTGAATTTCTCGGCGCTCTTCCACGGCATCGACGAGCGGGTTCCGGTGGACGGACTACAGTTCGGCGTGCGGGTTCTCGACCGGTTCCTCCGCACCTGCTGA
- a CDS encoding hemerythrin domain-containing protein, which translates to MSVSLPPLPPAEGDEGYRPGGRSVIDVVGEEHRRLTALVEELADPATDAERRRAVADVFTAEVSRHLSGEEQYLYPALRGALPDGAELADRDVETDTALRRAVRAADPEHVAAVHRSWRQHVAAVEPALRRLRGAATEEELIRLGNRFAIAEEAAPTRPHPGTPTAPPWNRIVEPAVGVVDKIRDAVTGRRTYPADLDRE; encoded by the coding sequence ATGAGCGTTTCGCTGCCGCCGCTGCCGCCCGCCGAGGGTGACGAGGGGTACCGTCCCGGCGGACGGAGCGTCATCGACGTCGTCGGCGAGGAGCACCGGCGGCTCACCGCGCTGGTCGAGGAGCTGGCCGACCCGGCCACCGACGCCGAGCGCCGGCGGGCGGTGGCCGACGTGTTCACCGCCGAGGTCTCCCGGCACCTCTCCGGCGAGGAGCAGTACCTCTACCCGGCGCTGCGCGGCGCGCTGCCCGACGGCGCGGAGCTGGCCGACCGGGACGTCGAGACCGACACCGCGCTGCGACGGGCCGTACGGGCGGCCGACCCGGAGCACGTCGCCGCGGTACACCGCAGCTGGCGGCAGCACGTGGCGGCGGTCGAACCGGCCCTGCGTCGGCTGCGCGGGGCGGCCACCGAGGAGGAGCTGATCCGGCTCGGCAACCGGTTCGCCATCGCCGAGGAGGCGGCCCCGACCCGTCCACACCCCGGGACGCCGACCGCTCCACCGTGGAACCGGATCGTCGAGCCGGCGGTGGGCGTGGTCGACAAGATCCGCGACGCGGTCACCGGCCGCCGGACGTATCCGGCGGACCTCGATCGGGAATGA
- a CDS encoding LysR family transcriptional regulator, with protein MNLELRHLRVVCAIAETGSVTKAASTLGLAQPALTAQLQRIERALGGALFDRDRRGARPTALGELVLARARVLLPAMKGLQDEAARLASAGDALSRYRFGGVNSPILGRLVHRIAAEQPAAPISTYASWSVDELSQLVFNGRLDYVLTGVCGDAAPSAEFGLSWREVAVDPVFVLLPESHELADRDEVPLEELRHEQWVAAPGDGCFGDCFAAACARSGFTPRKVYETDIRVCMDLVEAGVAVALCQATFRPVPGLVTRRLAGNPLRWRLLLGWHPESPAARFADGVLATAMAAYTDSLAPHPAYLEWLLDHPEFGARRRSTPV; from the coding sequence ATGAACCTGGAGTTGCGACACCTCAGGGTGGTCTGCGCGATCGCGGAGACCGGCAGCGTGACGAAGGCGGCCTCGACCCTCGGACTGGCACAACCGGCGCTCACCGCGCAGCTCCAGCGGATCGAACGGGCGCTCGGTGGTGCGCTGTTCGACCGCGACCGGCGCGGCGCGCGGCCGACCGCGTTGGGGGAGCTGGTGCTCGCCCGCGCCCGGGTGCTGCTGCCGGCGATGAAGGGCCTCCAGGACGAGGCGGCCCGGCTGGCCAGTGCCGGGGACGCGTTGAGCCGGTACCGGTTCGGTGGCGTGAACAGCCCGATCCTGGGTCGGCTGGTGCACCGCATCGCCGCCGAGCAACCCGCCGCGCCGATCAGCACCTACGCCTCCTGGTCGGTCGACGAACTGTCCCAGCTGGTCTTCAACGGCCGGCTGGACTACGTGCTGACCGGGGTGTGCGGCGACGCCGCCCCGTCGGCGGAGTTCGGGCTGAGCTGGCGGGAGGTGGCCGTCGACCCGGTCTTCGTGCTGCTGCCCGAGTCCCACGAGCTGGCCGACCGCGACGAGGTCCCGCTGGAGGAGCTGCGGCACGAGCAGTGGGTGGCCGCGCCCGGCGACGGCTGCTTCGGCGACTGCTTCGCCGCCGCGTGCGCACGGTCCGGCTTCACCCCCCGCAAGGTGTACGAGACGGACATCCGCGTCTGCATGGACCTGGTCGAGGCGGGCGTGGCTGTGGCGCTGTGCCAGGCCACCTTCCGGCCGGTGCCCGGCCTGGTCACCCGGCGGCTGGCCGGCAACCCGCTGCGCTGGCGCCTGCTGCTCGGCTGGCACCCGGAGTCCCCGGCGGCCCGGTTCGCCGACGGGGTGCTGGCGACGGCGATGGCGGCGTACACCGACTCCCTCGCGCCGCACCCGGCGTACCTGGAGTGGCTGTTGGACCATCCCGAGTTCGGCGCGCGGCGGCGCAGCACCCCGGTCTGA
- a CDS encoding DUF3140 domain-containing protein: MVREARVDADVELLWEEFHERVNMPSEQLRQWLLTRGSGEEAFGPNPDLDLPEPGRHILAVLTKRKVDLTPQDIRIMQDAVDRIDDLTARKPPGGNADDGWRHALLDLGHDPLVER; encoded by the coding sequence ATGGTACGCGAGGCGAGAGTCGACGCGGACGTGGAACTGCTCTGGGAGGAGTTCCACGAGCGGGTGAACATGCCCTCGGAGCAGTTGCGGCAGTGGCTGCTCACCCGAGGCTCGGGGGAGGAGGCGTTCGGTCCGAACCCCGACCTGGACCTGCCCGAGCCGGGCCGGCATATCCTCGCGGTGCTGACCAAGCGCAAGGTCGACCTGACCCCGCAGGACATCCGGATCATGCAGGACGCCGTGGACCGGATCGACGACCTGACGGCGCGGAAGCCGCCCGGTGGCAACGCCGACGACGGGTGGCGGCACGCCCTGCTCGACCTGGGACACGATCCGCTCGTGGAGCGCTGA
- a CDS encoding ATP-dependent Clp protease ATP-binding subunit → MWGPADFGADPWDEFLARYFGRGEGGGRPAHRVDITRLMTADARELLADAARRAAQRRSNDLDTDHLLWAALQRQALRDLVSRAGAEPDTLLNALGGRGDGAPGGEVPPNLSLTPAAKRALLDAHQLARAIGANYIGPEHILMALPLNPESPAGRMLAAGRIQPESLQAAGTERGPMTGARPDRGTPTLDQYGQDLTDLAKADRIDPVIGRSDEIEQAVEILSRRTKNNPVLIGEAGVGKTAIVEGLAERICDGDVPQTLLGKRVIQLDLAGLVAGTRYRGDFEERLKKVVDEIRAHRDELIIFLDEIHTLVGAGGAGSEGGMDASNMLKPALARGELRVIGATTLDEYRRSIEKDAALARRFQPVLVPEPTVEDTVAILRGLRDRYEAHHQVRFTDESLVAAAELADRYVTDRYLPDKAIDLIDQAGARVRLRTRTPAADVRELERQLDEVRRDKEQAVADEQYERASALRDRLHEVEEQIRVAKGETEAPQVPQVGPPEIAEVVSRATGIPVSQLTEEERDRLLRLEGHLHERVVGQEDAVNAVAEAVRRSRTGLADPDRPMGSFLFLGPTGVGKTELGRALAEALFGDADRMVRLDMSEFQERHMVSRLVGAPPGYVGYEEAGQLTEAVRRRPYAVVLLDEIEKAHPDVFNILLQVLDDGRLTDSQGRTVNFRNTVLIMTSNLGSELITGAARSVGFGAGEPGTAQETDELRDRLMRRLQENFRPEFLNRIDETIIFRRLEAAQLRQITGLLLEETRRRLHAQDITVEVTEAGVDWLAEHGYQPEFGARPLRRTIQRELDNRLSRMLLEGEISPGQRVTVNVRDDALAFDVAAGERGGHQPATTTHPR, encoded by the coding sequence ATGTGGGGACCCGCTGACTTCGGCGCCGACCCGTGGGACGAGTTCCTGGCCCGCTACTTCGGCCGGGGGGAGGGCGGTGGCCGGCCCGCGCACCGGGTCGACATCACCCGCCTGATGACCGCCGACGCGCGGGAGTTGCTGGCCGACGCCGCCCGCCGGGCCGCCCAGCGGCGCAGCAACGACCTGGACACCGACCACCTGCTCTGGGCCGCCCTGCAACGCCAGGCGCTGCGCGACCTGGTGAGCCGGGCCGGCGCGGAACCGGACACGCTGCTCAACGCGCTCGGCGGTCGGGGCGACGGGGCACCCGGCGGCGAGGTGCCACCGAACCTCTCGCTCACCCCGGCGGCCAAGCGGGCGCTGCTCGACGCCCACCAGCTCGCCCGGGCGATCGGGGCGAACTACATCGGCCCCGAGCACATCCTTATGGCCCTGCCGCTGAACCCGGAGTCGCCGGCCGGGCGGATGCTGGCGGCCGGGCGGATCCAACCGGAGTCTCTGCAGGCGGCGGGGACGGAGCGGGGACCGATGACGGGAGCGCGACCGGACCGGGGCACACCCACCCTGGACCAGTACGGTCAGGACCTGACCGACCTCGCCAAGGCCGACCGGATCGACCCGGTGATCGGCCGTAGCGACGAGATCGAGCAGGCCGTGGAGATCCTCTCCCGCCGTACCAAGAACAATCCGGTGCTGATCGGCGAGGCCGGGGTCGGCAAGACCGCGATCGTCGAGGGGCTGGCGGAGCGGATCTGCGACGGCGACGTGCCGCAGACGTTGCTCGGCAAGCGGGTGATCCAGCTGGACCTGGCCGGACTGGTGGCCGGCACCCGCTACCGGGGTGACTTCGAGGAACGGCTGAAGAAGGTGGTCGACGAGATCCGCGCCCACCGGGACGAGCTGATCATCTTCCTGGACGAGATCCACACCCTGGTGGGGGCCGGCGGGGCCGGCAGCGAGGGTGGCATGGACGCGTCCAACATGCTCAAGCCCGCCCTCGCGCGGGGCGAGCTGCGGGTGATCGGCGCGACCACGCTGGACGAGTACCGGCGCAGCATCGAGAAGGACGCCGCGCTGGCCCGCCGCTTCCAGCCGGTGCTCGTGCCGGAGCCCACCGTGGAGGACACCGTCGCCATCCTGCGTGGCCTGCGGGACCGGTACGAGGCCCACCACCAGGTGCGGTTCACCGACGAGTCACTGGTCGCCGCCGCCGAACTCGCCGACCGGTACGTCACCGACCGCTACCTGCCCGACAAGGCGATCGACCTGATCGACCAGGCCGGCGCGCGGGTGCGGCTGCGGACCCGGACCCCGGCGGCGGACGTGCGGGAGCTGGAACGCCAGCTCGACGAGGTACGCCGGGACAAGGAGCAGGCCGTCGCCGACGAGCAGTACGAGCGCGCCTCGGCGTTGCGGGACCGGCTGCACGAGGTCGAGGAGCAGATCCGGGTGGCCAAGGGGGAGACCGAGGCCCCACAGGTGCCCCAGGTCGGGCCGCCGGAGATCGCCGAGGTGGTCTCCCGGGCCACCGGCATCCCGGTCAGCCAGCTCACCGAGGAGGAGCGGGACCGGCTGCTGCGCCTGGAGGGGCACCTGCACGAGCGGGTGGTCGGTCAGGAGGACGCGGTGAACGCCGTCGCCGAGGCGGTCCGCCGCTCCCGGACCGGGCTGGCCGACCCGGACCGGCCGATGGGCAGCTTCCTCTTCCTCGGTCCCACCGGCGTCGGCAAGACCGAGCTGGGGCGGGCCCTGGCGGAGGCGCTGTTCGGCGACGCCGACCGGATGGTCCGGCTGGACATGAGCGAGTTCCAGGAACGGCACATGGTCAGCCGGCTGGTCGGCGCGCCTCCCGGCTACGTCGGGTACGAGGAGGCGGGCCAGCTCACCGAGGCGGTCCGGCGCCGCCCGTACGCGGTGGTGCTGCTGGACGAGATCGAGAAGGCGCACCCGGACGTGTTCAACATCCTGCTCCAGGTGCTCGACGACGGCCGGCTCACCGACAGCCAGGGCCGGACGGTGAACTTCCGCAACACCGTGCTGATCATGACCAGCAACCTCGGTTCGGAGCTGATCACCGGGGCCGCCCGCAGCGTCGGCTTCGGGGCCGGGGAACCCGGCACCGCCCAGGAGACCGACGAACTGCGGGACCGGCTGATGCGTCGACTCCAGGAGAACTTCCGTCCCGAGTTCCTCAACCGGATCGACGAGACCATCATCTTCCGCCGGTTGGAGGCCGCACAGCTGCGGCAGATCACCGGCCTGCTGCTGGAGGAGACCCGCCGCCGGCTGCACGCGCAGGACATCACGGTCGAGGTCACCGAGGCCGGCGTCGACTGGCTCGCCGAGCACGGGTACCAGCCGGAGTTCGGGGCGCGTCCGTTGCGGCGGACGATCCAGCGCGAGCTGGACAACCGGCTGTCCCGGATGCTGCTGGAGGGCGAGATCTCGCCCGGCCAGCGGGTCACCGTGAACGTCCGCGACGACGCCCTCGCCTTCGACGTCGCCGCCGGTGAGCGCGGCGGGCACCAGCCGGCGACGACGACCCATCCCCGTTGA
- a CDS encoding FtsK/SpoIIIE domain-containing protein: MADRRAQLVGRVRGMLSEALGSARGRLAAARTEWENGQERLTRVRRAAATVPQRVGAERDRRLAEIDSRYTTRIEELARRAAAAAEREAPGAASADWARWTPTPAGRAEPPGAVRIGTVRIAGAEPVPALVPLLDAGHVHLTGGHHPGGDAVVSALLLRSIGRAEPGTVRLIGYDPEHLGGGLAGFAPLGTAGLLTFVGPGGLARLLDDLVEQIRRINETVLAGEHSSLRELAMATGRRPEPWRVAVLLGGDELSRHERGQLDRVVRTGAACGVHLVVRGIPLPDEPTVQRVLVSPGDVRIGGPTGLPVRLDPPPPATLVTETCRQVAGLVNAGPAPTPFTELLPPPEQMWQEDSSTALVAPIGEGPSGRPVLLTLGDYPPHALIGGPSGTGKTNLIFAWIGALASRYSPSELEFYLLDFKEGVSFARFAQGRRDPSWLPHMRLVGINVNTDREFGLALLRFLAEELRRRADAAKQHEVTKLSELRAVDPKGHWPRIVAVVDEFQMLLAGRDVVAREAADLLEDLARRGRSQGIHLVLASQDVRGIEALWGRPALVAQFTLRIALPKALRILAERNDAAQSLPRHHAVINAESGMVEGNEIARIPSASEWETWSELQHRLWRMRPPDAAPARLFDGDAIPQLADAPDYRALTPARQPGGPRGPVALLGEIIDVQARSATLRLPRAPGRNLAVLGTRVDEACAVLDAVGRSLARQHEPGSARFSIACLDPDADHAARALYSDLADDAAWYDEETVPELVAETADALAAPGTPATPHYLLLYAVDAAAGRLGARVGRRTGLEHLRQILHDGPERRTHVLAWWRGVARMRNDLGGPASRTDQIGAWVALDVQGGELGSSLYPGTGGPDWYPRPWRGLFFDRAVHRTGQTIIPYGLPR, from the coding sequence ATGGCTGACCGTCGGGCCCAGTTGGTGGGGCGGGTCCGGGGCATGCTGTCCGAGGCGTTGGGCTCGGCCCGGGGCCGGCTGGCCGCCGCGCGGACCGAGTGGGAGAACGGGCAGGAGCGGCTGACCCGGGTACGGCGGGCCGCCGCGACGGTGCCGCAACGGGTCGGCGCCGAACGGGACCGCCGACTCGCCGAGATCGACTCCCGGTACACCACGCGGATCGAGGAGCTGGCCCGACGGGCCGCCGCCGCCGCCGAGCGGGAGGCCCCGGGCGCGGCGTCGGCCGACTGGGCACGCTGGACGCCCACCCCGGCCGGCCGGGCCGAACCGCCCGGCGCGGTCCGGATCGGCACCGTCCGGATCGCCGGCGCGGAGCCGGTGCCGGCGCTGGTGCCGTTGCTGGACGCCGGACACGTCCACCTCACCGGCGGCCACCACCCCGGGGGCGACGCGGTGGTCTCGGCACTGCTGCTACGCAGCATCGGCCGGGCCGAGCCGGGCACGGTCCGGTTGATCGGGTACGACCCGGAGCACCTCGGCGGCGGCCTGGCCGGGTTCGCCCCGCTCGGCACCGCCGGGCTGCTCACCTTCGTCGGCCCGGGTGGGCTGGCCCGGTTGCTCGACGACCTGGTGGAGCAGATCCGCCGGATCAACGAGACCGTGCTGGCCGGTGAACACTCCTCGCTGCGGGAGCTGGCCATGGCCACCGGACGGCGGCCGGAGCCGTGGCGGGTGGCCGTGCTGCTCGGCGGGGACGAACTCTCCCGGCACGAGCGCGGCCAGCTCGACCGGGTGGTCCGCACCGGGGCGGCCTGCGGTGTGCACCTGGTGGTCCGGGGCATTCCGCTGCCGGACGAGCCCACCGTGCAGCGGGTTCTGGTCTCCCCCGGCGACGTGCGCATCGGCGGCCCGACCGGCCTGCCGGTACGCCTCGACCCGCCGCCCCCGGCGACCCTGGTCACCGAGACCTGCCGACAGGTGGCCGGCCTGGTCAACGCCGGCCCGGCCCCGACCCCCTTCACCGAGCTGCTCCCCCCGCCCGAGCAGATGTGGCAGGAGGACTCGTCGACCGCGCTGGTCGCGCCGATCGGCGAGGGGCCCAGTGGCCGCCCGGTCCTGCTGACCCTCGGCGACTACCCGCCGCACGCCCTGATCGGCGGCCCCTCCGGCACCGGCAAGACCAACCTGATCTTCGCCTGGATCGGCGCGCTGGCCTCCCGCTACTCCCCCTCCGAGCTGGAGTTCTACCTGCTCGACTTCAAGGAGGGGGTGTCCTTCGCCCGGTTCGCCCAGGGGCGGCGGGATCCGAGCTGGCTGCCGCACATGCGGCTGGTCGGGATCAACGTCAACACCGACCGGGAGTTCGGGCTGGCCCTGCTGCGCTTCCTCGCCGAGGAGCTGCGCCGCCGGGCCGACGCGGCCAAGCAGCACGAGGTCACCAAGCTCTCCGAACTGCGGGCGGTGGACCCGAAGGGACACTGGCCCCGGATCGTGGCGGTGGTCGACGAGTTCCAGATGCTGCTCGCCGGCCGGGACGTGGTCGCCCGGGAGGCCGCCGACCTGCTGGAGGACCTGGCCCGGCGGGGGCGGTCGCAGGGCATCCACCTGGTGCTCGCCTCACAGGACGTACGCGGTATCGAGGCGCTCTGGGGCCGTCCGGCGCTGGTCGCCCAGTTCACCCTCCGGATCGCGCTGCCGAAGGCGCTGCGGATCCTCGCCGAGCGCAACGACGCCGCCCAGTCCCTGCCCCGGCACCACGCGGTGATCAACGCGGAGTCCGGCATGGTGGAGGGCAACGAGATCGCCCGGATCCCGTCGGCCAGTGAGTGGGAGACCTGGAGTGAACTCCAGCACCGGCTGTGGCGGATGCGCCCGCCGGACGCCGCCCCGGCCCGCCTCTTCGACGGCGACGCGATCCCGCAGCTCGCCGACGCACCCGACTACCGGGCCCTGACGCCCGCCCGACAGCCGGGCGGACCACGTGGCCCGGTCGCCCTGCTCGGGGAGATCATCGACGTGCAGGCTCGGTCCGCGACGCTGCGGCTGCCCCGGGCGCCCGGCCGCAACCTGGCGGTGCTCGGCACCCGGGTCGACGAGGCGTGCGCGGTGCTCGACGCGGTCGGGCGGTCGCTGGCCCGCCAGCACGAGCCCGGCTCGGCCCGGTTCTCCATCGCCTGTCTCGACCCGGACGCCGACCACGCCGCCCGTGCCCTCTACTCCGACCTCGCCGACGACGCCGCCTGGTACGACGAGGAGACCGTGCCGGAACTGGTGGCCGAGACGGCCGACGCGCTGGCCGCACCGGGCACCCCGGCCACACCGCACTACCTGCTGCTCTACGCGGTCGACGCGGCGGCGGGCCGGCTGGGCGCGCGGGTCGGCCGGCGGACCGGGCTGGAGCACCTGCGGCAGATCCTGCACGACGGGCCGGAACGGCGCACCCACGTGCTTGCCTGGTGGCGGGGCGTGGCCCGGATGCGCAACGACCTGGGCGGGCCGGCGTCGCGGACCGACCAGATCGGGGCGTGGGTGGCCCTGGACGTGCAGGGCGGGGAGCTGGGCTCGTCGCTCTACCCGGGCACCGGCGGCCCGGACTGGTACCCGCGTCCGTGGCGGGGACTCTTCTTCGACCGGGCGGTGCACCGCACCGGGCAGACGATCATCCCCTATGGACTCCCCCGATGA
- a CDS encoding cupin domain-containing protein, with translation MDPPGGQGRPAVPSAAATALARCVAVEPAKFAAAHWGRTPLLSRADELPNPAGFTDLFSPADADELLSRRGLRTPFLRIARDGELVPAAQWTGGGGAGAEIGDQVLDERVLAQYADGATLVLQGLHRTWPALIDLARDLGLAVGQPLQVNAYLTPPGNQGFATHYDTHDVFVLQVDGRKRWRIHPPVLPDPLERQPWGGRADEVSATAEGAAALDVVLAPGDALYLPRGWLHSAQAQESSSLHLTIGVRALTRYAIVEELLALAAEDPRLRATLPFGVDVADPDAIEPELTETVEALRDWLLRADPEMLAGRLRQRAWPAARPAPIRPLAQAAAIRELTVDATVAVRPGLRWQLVPDGPERVALRVFDRTVSLPAQCAEAVRALLTDTVRRVGDLPGLDDDADRLVLTRRLLREAVLVPTA, from the coding sequence ATGGACCCGCCGGGCGGCCAGGGCCGCCCGGCGGTGCCGTCGGCCGCCGCCACGGCGCTCGCCCGGTGCGTGGCCGTCGAACCGGCGAAGTTCGCCGCCGCCCACTGGGGGCGCACCCCGTTGCTGTCCCGCGCCGACGAGCTGCCCAACCCGGCCGGCTTCACCGACCTGTTCAGCCCCGCCGACGCCGACGAACTGCTCAGCCGGCGCGGGCTGCGTACCCCGTTCCTCCGGATCGCCCGCGACGGCGAACTCGTGCCGGCGGCGCAGTGGACCGGCGGTGGCGGGGCCGGCGCGGAGATCGGCGACCAGGTCCTCGACGAACGGGTCCTCGCGCAGTACGCCGACGGCGCCACCCTGGTCCTCCAGGGGCTGCACCGCACCTGGCCGGCGCTGATCGACCTCGCCCGCGACCTGGGCCTGGCCGTCGGGCAGCCGTTGCAGGTCAACGCCTACCTCACCCCGCCGGGCAACCAGGGCTTCGCCACCCACTACGACACCCACGACGTCTTCGTGCTCCAGGTGGACGGCCGCAAGCGCTGGCGGATCCACCCGCCGGTCCTGCCCGACCCGCTGGAACGGCAGCCCTGGGGCGGCCGGGCCGACGAGGTCTCCGCCACCGCCGAGGGGGCCGCCGCGCTGGACGTGGTGCTCGCCCCCGGTGACGCGCTCTACCTGCCCCGGGGCTGGCTGCACAGCGCCCAGGCGCAGGAGTCCAGCTCACTGCATCTGACCATCGGCGTCCGGGCGCTCACCCGGTACGCCATCGTCGAGGAACTGCTCGCCCTCGCCGCCGAGGACCCGCGTCTGCGCGCCACCCTCCCGTTCGGCGTCGACGTGGCCGACCCCGACGCGATCGAACCCGAACTGACCGAGACGGTCGAGGCGTTGCGGGACTGGCTGCTGCGCGCCGACCCGGAGATGCTCGCCGGCCGCCTGCGGCAGCGCGCCTGGCCCGCCGCCCGGCCCGCGCCGATCCGACCGCTGGCCCAGGCCGCCGCGATCCGTGAGCTGACCGTCGACGCCACCGTCGCCGTCCGGCCCGGACTGCGCTGGCAACTCGTCCCGGACGGCCCGGAGCGGGTCGCGCTGCGCGTCTTCGACCGCACCGTCTCGCTGCCGGCGCAGTGCGCCGAGGCGGTACGGGCGCTGCTCACCGACACCGTCCGGCGGGTCGGCGACCTGCCCGGTCTCGACGACGACGCCGACCGGCTCGTCCTCACCCGGCGGCTGCTCCGGGAGGCCGTGCTCGTGCCGACCGCCTGA
- a CDS encoding DUF2267 domain-containing protein has product MANEPNSVFESSLDKTNLILKDIEQAYGWSKDRRNQSFAALRTVLHLLRDRMPVQEGVEFSAQLPVLVRGVYFDGWDPSNVPVKLNRDDFLYEVRRGFPYETDGGPERVVQVVLDTLRRHVTQGEWDDVRATMPQDLARMIP; this is encoded by the coding sequence ATGGCTAACGAACCGAACTCGGTGTTCGAGTCATCGCTGGACAAGACCAATCTGATTCTCAAGGACATCGAGCAGGCCTACGGTTGGTCGAAGGACCGCCGCAACCAGTCCTTCGCGGCCCTGCGTACGGTGCTGCACCTGCTGCGCGACCGGATGCCGGTGCAGGAGGGCGTGGAGTTCTCCGCGCAGTTGCCGGTGCTGGTCCGGGGGGTCTACTTCGACGGCTGGGACCCGTCGAACGTGCCGGTGAAACTCAACCGGGACGACTTCCTCTACGAGGTCCGGCGGGGCTTCCCGTACGAGACGGACGGTGGCCCGGAACGGGTCGTGCAGGTGGTGCTGGACACCCTGCGCCGGCACGTCACCCAGGGCGAGTGGGACGACGTGCGCGCCACCATGCCCCAGGACCTGGCGCGGATGATTCCCTGA